The genomic region TCTTTACGGTGCTGATCTACCTGACGAAACGCTCGGTCTACGCCAACAAGGAACATTGAGCGCTTTCCGATCGACATTCAAAAGGCGGCCTCGGGCCGCCTTTTTTGTTGGTTCCGCCCCGGGCAGTTGATAGGGTGCGATAAGTTTTATGCCCTCGCAGATATGGACTTTTCATGGACAATACGACTTCCGAGCTTGCAGCCAGCATCCGCTCCATTCCTGACTATCCCAAGCCCGGTATCATTTTCCGCGACATCACCACGTTGCTCGGCAACCCGCGCGCTTTCCGCCGGGCGGTCGATGAACTCGTGCAGCCCTATGCCGGCACGAAGATCGACAAGATCGCCGGCATGGAGGCGCGCGGCTTCATCCTCGGCGGCGCGGTGGCGCACCAGCTTTCCTCGGGCTTTGTGCCGATCCGCAAGAAGGGCAAGCTGCCGCACGATACCGTGCGCATCGCCTACAGCCTGGAATATGGCGTCGACGAGATGGAGATGCATCGCGATGCGGTGCAACCCGGCGAAAAGGTGATCCTGGTCGATGACCTGATCGCTACCGGCGGTACGGCCGTGGGCGCGACCAAGCTGCTGCGCCAGATCGGCGCTGAGGTGGTCGGCGCCTGCTTCGTTATCGATCTGCCGGACCTTGGCGGCCGCAAGAAGCTGGAAGAACTCGGCGTCGTCGTACACACGCTGGTCGAATTCTCCGGCCACTGACCCGGTATTCGGCCCGCGGCGTCAGTCGAATTCCAAGACGCCGCTTTCGAAGCGCATGACGGGTTCGCCGTTCTGATTGACGCCCTCGCAGAGGATGGTGTTGAGGTGCCAGCCCGGCCGTGACGCGAGCGGCCGGCTGGAAAGGAGGGCGACCGAATAGGTCACGACGTCGCCCGGGAAGATCGGCCGCAGCCATTGCAGTTTCTGGAAGCCCGGCGAAGGGCCGAGGTTCGGCGCCTTCAGGCCCCTTTGGGCGAGGGCGACGCTCTGGTTTTTCCAGAAGGCGAGGAAGGTCCGCATCCAGGCGGCAGTGGTGTGCCAGCCCGACGCGCAAAGGCCGCCGAAGAGTGTGTCCTTGGCGGCTTCCTTGTCGACATGAAAACGCTGCGGATCGTAGCGCTTGGCGAAGCGAAGGATGTTTTCCTCGGTGAAGGTGTAGCTGCCGATCTCGGCCTTCTCGCCGACGGCGTAAAGCTCGGACATTCTCATACCAATACCTCCGGGCTCGTGCCGATCCCCGGCACGGAGCGCATGCGGATCATGACCGAATTTTCCGAGAGACAGACGAGCTCGCCGCGCTGATTTTCCAGCTCGTGGCGGAACTTGGCGATTCCCATGCCGGGGCGCGAGCGCATCGGCCGGGCTTCAAGCACGGTCGAGTGACCCTGCAATGTATCGCCTGAAAGCACCGGCTTTCGCCATTCCATCAGATCGATGCCGGGCGCACCCTCGCAGAGCGCGTTCAGGATGTAGCTGTCGGCCATCATGCGCATGAGCATCGCGGACGTATGCCAGCCGGAAGCGGCGAGGCCGCCCAGAATGCTGGCGCGGCCGGCGGCCTCGTCGAGATGCATTGGCTGCGGGTCGAATTCCCGTGCAAATTCGATGATTTCCTCGGCGAGCACCAGCTTCGGGCCGAGTGCGAAGCGGCGGCCGGGCTCGAAATCCTCAAAGGAAAGCTTTTCTGCCGCCATTCGCTTCTCCCGCCATATGCAGCGCCTGGAACAGGATGATTTTAGGCCGGATCAGCCTAAAATCTGAATCCTGTTCTACATAAGAGTTAGAGCATGATGTCGCCCGAAAACCACTCACACTTTTCGGCACCATGCTCTATTGCTTACAATAGCATCCGCGCGGGCTCAATGATTCCGGGGAGAGAAACCGGCATGACGGA from Rhizobium sp. BT03 harbors:
- a CDS encoding adenine phosphoribosyltransferase; its protein translation is MDNTTSELAASIRSIPDYPKPGIIFRDITTLLGNPRAFRRAVDELVQPYAGTKIDKIAGMEARGFILGGAVAHQLSSGFVPIRKKGKLPHDTVRIAYSLEYGVDEMEMHRDAVQPGEKVILVDDLIATGGTAVGATKLLRQIGAEVVGACFVIDLPDLGGRKKLEELGVVVHTLVEFSGH
- a CDS encoding MaoC family dehydratase, whose amino-acid sequence is MRMSELYAVGEKAEIGSYTFTEENILRFAKRYDPQRFHVDKEAAKDTLFGGLCASGWHTTAAWMRTFLAFWKNQSVALAQRGLKAPNLGPSPGFQKLQWLRPIFPGDVVTYSVALLSSRPLASRPGWHLNTILCEGVNQNGEPVMRFESGVLEFD
- a CDS encoding MaoC family dehydratase; the encoded protein is MAAEKLSFEDFEPGRRFALGPKLVLAEEIIEFAREFDPQPMHLDEAAGRASILGGLAASGWHTSAMLMRMMADSYILNALCEGAPGIDLMEWRKPVLSGDTLQGHSTVLEARPMRSRPGMGIAKFRHELENQRGELVCLSENSVMIRMRSVPGIGTSPEVLV